A region from the Citrobacter telavivensis genome encodes:
- a CDS encoding glutathione S-transferase family protein, with protein sequence MNIYIYPKSRSLRVLWTLEEIGATYESIKVDLLSPASGVKSPHPYRKVPFLTDGNVSLSETMAICIYICEQHPGTSLYPENSAEKAAVNSWISFALTDLESPVWNLLKQRVLTPENLRSTDLMNYFGNEASKVLTQIQFNPDYAWIAGDNFTLADIFISHTLLWAKACGLEIDREVDSYILRAMSRPALLRAQERNNR encoded by the coding sequence TTGAACATCTATATTTACCCTAAAAGCAGATCGCTCAGAGTGCTCTGGACCCTTGAAGAAATTGGCGCAACGTATGAATCTATAAAAGTCGATCTCCTGAGTCCTGCTTCCGGAGTCAAATCACCGCATCCTTATAGAAAAGTCCCCTTTTTGACGGACGGAAACGTCTCTCTTAGCGAGACAATGGCAATATGTATTTACATCTGTGAGCAACATCCCGGAACATCTCTGTATCCCGAAAATTCGGCAGAAAAAGCGGCTGTTAATTCATGGATTAGCTTTGCCCTGACCGATCTGGAATCACCTGTCTGGAATTTACTGAAACAGAGAGTGTTAACGCCGGAAAATCTGCGCTCTACAGATTTAATGAACTACTTCGGAAATGAAGCAAGCAAAGTTCTCACCCAAATTCAATTTAATCCAGATTACGCATGGATTGCGGGAGACAACTTTACCCTGGCCGATATTTTTATATCTCATACGTTGCTATGGGCAAAAGCCTGTGGTTTAGAAATAGACAGGGAGGTAGACAGTTACATACTCAGAGCGATGAGCCGGCCTGCATTGCTGAGGGCACAGGAAAGGAATAATCGTTAA